A segment of the Romeriopsis navalis LEGE 11480 genome:
GGGAATACGACCTACTGATCCTCGACTGGATGATGCCGGGAAAATCCGGCCTGGAAATTTGCCAAGACCTGCGGGCCCAGGGCAATGCCACCCCGGTACTCGTGCTGACTGCCAAGGATACGATCGACGATCGCGTCGCGGGGCTGGATGCGGGCGCGGACGACTATCTGATCAAACCCTTCGAACTGCGGGAACTGATGGCCCGCGTCCGCGCCTTACTGCGCCGACCCACCGCCGTTACCCCCAGCCCAACACAAAATCTCAGCGTCGATGGCTTAGAACTGGACGTAAATAACCAAGTCGCCCAACGGCAGCAGCGAATGATTGAGCTATCCGAAAAAGAAACACAGCTCCTTGCTTGTCTGATGGCCCAACCCCACCAACTGCTGACCCATGACCAAATCTATAAGGTGGTGTGGACGGACAATGAAACCCCCAACAGCAACGCTCTCGCCGCCCAAATTCGCTTATTGCGCCGCAAAATCGATACCGCCGATGAAGTCACCCTGATTCACACGGTCTACGGCAAAGGCTACCGCTTCGGCGCGATCGAGTCTTAAAGATTGCTGCTCAATTCTCGCCACCGCGCAACGCCACCGCACACCGCCAGCAACACTGCCTAAGCGCGACTGAGCCGATGCAACCACATATAGTTCTTACCCTCAGGGGAGCATTTGCTCTGGATCAACTCATTCGAATAGAACAACCGCGAGCCGTTGACCCCTTTGCGATAGCCATAACGAGTCCATTCCCCAAAGGGATCGTTGACGTAAAAGCCATTCTTGTTATAGCCACGTATCACCACGATATGGCCAAAACTCGTGAAATAGCCGTGG
Coding sequences within it:
- the rppA gene encoding two-component system response regulator RppA codes for the protein MHILLVDDEAEMADPLSLMLKREGYHVDVAYDGDRGEAMAQAGEYDLLILDWMMPGKSGLEICQDLRAQGNATPVLVLTAKDTIDDRVAGLDAGADDYLIKPFELRELMARVRALLRRPTAVTPSPTQNLSVDGLELDVNNQVAQRQQRMIELSEKETQLLACLMAQPHQLLTHDQIYKVVWTDNETPNSNALAAQIRLLRRKIDTADEVTLIHTVYGKGYRFGAIES